The window AAGAAAGCTATTTTGCGGGTAAAGATTTTAGGGCAATTTCTAAAGTTTTTAAAAATATAAAAGATAACACTCCGGAATATAGCACCTCATTCAGAATCTTTAAAGACAAATATTGGCAGTATTTTAAGTATTACAATAATGCTGTTTAAGATAAAATGTGGAAGAGAAACTCTTCCACATTTTTGTTAAAATTATAGAGACAGGAATAAAATTTTTCTATAAAATAAGATTCATTTAGATAATATATAAAAGGAGTTTTTTTATCTAAACAATATTAATTAGCTTTACTGATTAGAATGATGTGACTAAAATTGAATTTTAAAGAATTATGTTTCAAAATATTTGGCAGGGTAGATTAGATGGAGAAGAACTTCTTTTCCACAGACTCTTTCAGAGAGTAAAAGAAGAACAGAATTATGACAATATTTTACCGAATGATTTCGTTTTGCATGGTTTTGCCGTGGATGAAGGAGTCAGGAGAAATAGAGGGCGCCAGGGGGCTAAGGAAGCTCCCAATGTGATCCGTAAAAATATGGCTAATTTTCCTGTTATTCTTCCCAATTTCGCTATGCTGGATTTTGGGAACGTTACCTGTGAAGATGGTAATCTGGAGAATACTCAGAACAATCTTGCTAAAAATGTCTCAAAAGTTCTTTTAAAGGGTGGAAAATCACTTGTTTTGGGTGGTGGTCATGAAGTGACCTATGCTCATTATTTGGGGATTAAAACAGCCTTTCCGGAGCAAAAAATAGGAATTATCAATATTGATGCCCACTTTGATAACAGGCAGCCGGAAAAAGGAGTAGGGCCAAGCTCAGGAACCGGATTCTGGCAAATCGCTCAGGAAGGACCTATCAACTCCCTTCACATCGGAATTCAAAGGAATTCAAATACTTTAAAACTTTTTGATACCGCACATCAGTATGGAATGAAGTATATTCTTTCCGATGAATTATTTTTTCAAAACCTTCCTTCCGTCTATCAGCGTATTGATGACCTGTTGGAGAGTGTAGATTTTGCCTATCTCACTATTTGTATGGATGTTTTTAATGCATCTATTGCTCCGGGGGTTTCAGCTTCAGCATATAATGGTATCTTTGCAGATGCAACCTTTATGCATTTTTACAGGCATATCTTAAAAAACAAAAAACTGGTTGCGCTGGATGTGGCAGAAGTCAATCCGTCTTTCGATATTCAGGACAGGACGGCAAGGCTGGCAGCTTGTCTGGTGAATGAATGGCTAATGATGTAAGATAAAGCTATATTCTTCCGATAGAGAAAATCATTCTTTTATTATCCCTTAAGGAATAGAATTTGCTGACTTTATCGTGCTTTTAAAATAAAAGCGCTCATAAATTCATTAGCTGAATTTAAAAACAGAATTTATATTATGGAACAATTAATTGAAAACAAGCTTATTAAAGCAGACGAAATGTTTTCAGTGTGGCGAAAAGTGCCGTTTGAAGAAAAGCAGAAGTTAATCGCAAAAGCCGCAGAAATATTAAAAAATAATTCAGAGAAATTTGGAAGGATCATTACTACTGAAATGAATAAACCCATTTCGGAATCCATTGCTGAGGTAGAGAAATGTGCTTTAATGATGAATTATTATGCTGATGCCGAAAACATTTTAAAACCTGAAAAAATAGAATCCGAATTTACCTATTCTGAAGTTCATTATGCTCCGAAGGGAGTAATCCTGGGAGTAATGCCCTGGAACTTTCCTTTCTGGCAAGTGTTGAGGTTCGCAGTTCCCGCAATCTTAGCAGGAAATACGGTGGTTTTAAAACATGCTTCAATCTGTTTTGGAAGTGGTAATGCAATAGAAGAAGTTTTGTTGGAAGCTGGTTTTCCGGAAGGAGTGTTTCAGAATCTTGAAGTAGGACACAAAGCCGTAAAAGAAATCCTTGAACATGATGCTGTAAAAGGAGTAAGCCTTACAGGAAGCGGAAAAGCAGGAGGTGAAGTAGCTTCAATTGCTGGTTTAAATATCAAAAAATCTTTACTTGAGCTGGGAGGAAGTGATGCATTCATCATTTTTGAAGATGGAGATCTTGAAGCAGCAGCAAAAGCTGGAGCAAAGTCAAGACTTCAAAACTGTGGTCAGACCTGCACAGCGGCGAAAAGATTTATCCTTGATGAAAAGATTGAAGACCAGTTTTTACCGATCTTCATTGAAGAATATAAAAAATATGAAATCGGAGATCCATTCGATAAAGAAACCAAATTAGCAGGAATGGCAAGACCAGACTTAGCCGATGAATTAGAAGCTCAATTCAACAGAGCATTGGAGAATGGAGCCGAAATTATTCTTCCTTTGGAAAGAATTTCAGAGAACCAATTTAAGCCTGGTTTAATAAGAGTTAAAGAAGGTAATCCAATTCTCAAAGAAGAGCTTTTTGGGCCTCTTGGAATGGTGATGATTGCAAAGGATGCTGAAGAAGCATTACAGATTGCTAATGATATTCCTTTCGGACTTTCAAACTCCGTTTGGACTCAAAATAAAGAGCGCCAGTTATTCTTTATCGAAAACCTTGAATCAGGAACCGTTAATATCAATAGAATGACCAGTTCTGACCCTCGTTTCCCTTTTGGTGGATCCAAGGCTTCCGGATATGGAACAGAGCTGTCTTTACACGCTTTAAAAGAGTTTGTAACAGCAAAGACCATCGTAGGAAACTAAAACCTAAAATTGTCGTTCCGAGGGATGGAGGAATCTCTGTGATTCTTCAATTCACTACGTTTCGTTCAGAAATCGAAGATTCGACGTAGTCAATGACAAATTATTTTTTTTAAATATACCGAGATAATCTATACTCTTTACATTATAAAAATAAAAACTCCCGGAAATTAATTTCCGGGAGTTTTTTTATGTTTAGACAAAAAGTAATTTTGCTTATTGCTTATTGCTTATTGCTTATTGCTTATTGCTTATACTGTTGTTAATCTCAACGTATTCGTTTTACCACCTTCATACGATGGAGTCGCATTGATGTTAATAACGAAGTCACCTGTTTCGATATACCCGTAATTATGCGTTAACATATTTACCTGGATAATTGTCTCATCAGTAGACTTCTTCATATCGTAATAGTAAGCGTGAACACCCCAAAGAAGGTTCAGCATGGTAATTACTCTTCTGTTACCACTGTATACAATGATGTGAGAGTTGGGTCTGTGAGCTGCAAGCTGGAAAGCTGTATAACCAGAATGAGTCAATGTAACGATAGCAGAAACATTTGTTGTTTTTGCAATTCTTACCGCTGCAAGACATACTCTGTTCGTGATGAATCTCTCATCGATGCAGTTGTAGTCTTTTTCAATCGGTTCGTTTTTGTGTTGGTAGAAGTGAGTGGTTTCAATGTTTTTCACAATTTTAGCCATGTTTTCTACCACCTGTACCGGATATCTACCTACAGAAGTTTCACCTGAAAGCATTACCGCATCAGCACCGTCCAATACAGAATTAGCCACATCATTTACTTCCGCTCTGGTTGGTGTTAAGCTGTTAATCATCGTTTCCATCATCTGAGTCGCGATAATTACTGGCTTAGAATAGAATCTTGCTTTCTCTACCAGATTTTTCTGGATTGCAGGAACTTCTTCCATTGGAACTTCAACTCCTAGGTCACCACGGGCAACCATTAGTCCGTCACATTCCAATAAGATTTCTTCAATATTTTTAACCCCTTCAGGCTTTTCAATCTTCGCGATAATTGGAGTTTTGAATTTACCGTTTGGATGTTTTGCAATTAATTCTTTCAGGTCAATGATATCCTGAGCATGACGTACAAAAGAAAGAGCGATCCAGTCTACCTCCATGTCAAGCATGAAATTAGCGTCCTGAATATCCTTTTCTGTCAAAGCAGGAAGAGAAACATTTGTGTTAGGTAGATTAACTCCTTTTTTAGAACTTAACGGACCTCCCTGAATGGTTTTTGCTTTTACAGTATCTATTTCATTGGTTTCGATAACCTCCAACATTAGTTTTCCATCATCAATAAGGATTCTTTCCCCTACTTTTACATCCTGTGGAAACTGTTGATAAGTCATATAAACCTTGGTAGAGTCTCCTTCCATCTTTTCATTAGTGAAAGTAAGAATATCTCCAGGGTTCAGATATGATCCTTCTTTTACGACACCTACTCTTAGTTTAGGCCCCTGAAGGTCTCCTAAGATACCCACTGAATAACCGTACTCGTTGTTTAGCTCTCTAATTATTTCAATATTCTTTCGAACTAAGTCGTAATCTGCATGGGAAAAATTTATTCTGAAAATATCAACACCCGCCTTCATCAGATCTAACATTACCTCCTTCGATGACGAAGCAGGCCCTAGTGTTGCGATAATTTTTGTCTTCTTTAAATACTTATTCATAATACTGGATAATTTGATAAAGTTCCTCATCAGAACTCAGTGTATAATCTTGAATTGGAAACACAAGATTTTCAGGGAGCAAAATTACGGAAAAATCAGGAAACTGATCCGAACTATGTAGAATATATTCCACATCTACCTGATTATTTAATAAAAATTTAATGTTTTCTTCTTCTGTAAAGAGCTCGGTTTGAACTTTTTTTTGTTTACTTTCAGAAGATGTATTTGAAATAAAGGTGAAACAGGTCTTGGAAAACTTATGATAAGCCTCAAACCTTGGGAAAAAATAATCATAATAATCTCCGTGAAAGACCAGGTCTTTTTTTCTTGAAAAACTGAGATTGTTTAGTTGATTTATTTTGTAGAAAAACTCATGAGCGGGTATATCTTTTGCTAATCTTACCAATCCTATGGCAATATCTTCAAATTCTATATCATCAAGATCATAAAGCTTTTGAATTTCCAAGTATGTTTTCTTTTTTATTTAAAATATAAAAAGCCCTCTGTGCTGCCTTTTCTTCAGCCTTTTTCTTGGAGGTTTCTGTGGCATTGGCAATCTTTTCATCTCCCAGCCATACATGACAACGAAACATGACTGCCTTATTAGCCTGTATTTCCTCGCAGGTTTCGTACTTTATATTTACCTTCTTCTTCTGGCTCCATTCGAGCAGGAGGCCTTTGTAGCTGACAATTTTATTCTCAAGTTTGTTAATTTCAGAAGGCGTCAGTAGTTTTTCCAAAATGATCTTTCTACAAGCTTCATAATGGAAATCCAAATAAACAGCGCCAATCAGGGCTTCAAATAAATTGCCGGTGATATTCTCTCCTAAAGCTGACGAATTATTCTGCTTTTGCAGAAGATCTGTAAGTTTAAGATCTTCGCCTAATTTATTAAGATTTTTCCTATTAACAATCTTAGATTTCATTTGCGTCAGATACCCTTCATTGGCCTGAGGATAGGTCTGGAACAAATGACAAGAAATAATTGTACCCAAAACAGAATCCCCCAAAAATTCAAGCCTCTCGTAATTGCTGTCTTGATTTTTAGAAGAATTTTTTAAAGAAAAAGCCTCGCGGTAAAGAGCAATATTTTGTACCTCTGTACCTAAAACTCTTCTAAGCTCGGTACTGAGGAAATAATCTCTTTCCGTTAATTGTCTTTTTCTTTTTTTGAGAAGGAATTTAGAAAAGTATTTCTGTAACTCCATTCATTGAATTTAGATTTTCTTAAATAGAACGCAAGCATTATGCCCGCCAAATCCAAAAGTATTGCTCATGGCTACTTTTACATCTTTCTTCACGGCAGTATTAAACGTAAAGTTTAGTCTGCTGTCTATCTTTTCATCATCAGTAAAATGGTTGATGGTAGGAGGAACAATACCATGAATAATAGTTCCTAACGCAGCGATAGCCTCAATAACACCGGCAGCTCCTAGAAGGTGGCCTGTCATTGATTTTGTAGAATTAATCTGAATGTCAAAAGCATGCTCGCCTAATAATTTCGAAATTGCATTGGATTCTGCGATATCTCCTAATGGAGTAGAAGTACCATGCATGTTGATATGATCTACTTCATCAGCAGTTAAACCTGCATCTTCCAAACAGTTTTTCATTACCAGATAAGCGCCAAGACCTTCAGGATGTGGAGCCGTCATATGATATGCATCTGCACTCATACCGCCTCCTAATAATTCTGCATAAATTGTAGCACCACGTTTTACAGCGTGCTCATATTCTTCAAGAACAATACATCCAGCACCTTCACCTAATACAAATCCATCTCTGTCTTTGTCGAAAGGTCTTGAAGCTGTTGTAGGATCATCGTTTCTTGTAGAAAGTGCCATCA of the Chryseobacterium capnotolerans genome contains:
- the hutG gene encoding formimidoylglutamase is translated as MFQNIWQGRLDGEELLFHRLFQRVKEEQNYDNILPNDFVLHGFAVDEGVRRNRGRQGAKEAPNVIRKNMANFPVILPNFAMLDFGNVTCEDGNLENTQNNLAKNVSKVLLKGGKSLVLGGGHEVTYAHYLGIKTAFPEQKIGIINIDAHFDNRQPEKGVGPSSGTGFWQIAQEGPINSLHIGIQRNSNTLKLFDTAHQYGMKYILSDELFFQNLPSVYQRIDDLLESVDFAYLTICMDVFNASIAPGVSASAYNGIFADATFMHFYRHILKNKKLVALDVAEVNPSFDIQDRTARLAACLVNEWLMM
- a CDS encoding aldehyde dehydrogenase family protein, which translates into the protein MEQLIENKLIKADEMFSVWRKVPFEEKQKLIAKAAEILKNNSEKFGRIITTEMNKPISESIAEVEKCALMMNYYADAENILKPEKIESEFTYSEVHYAPKGVILGVMPWNFPFWQVLRFAVPAILAGNTVVLKHASICFGSGNAIEEVLLEAGFPEGVFQNLEVGHKAVKEILEHDAVKGVSLTGSGKAGGEVASIAGLNIKKSLLELGGSDAFIIFEDGDLEAAAKAGAKSRLQNCGQTCTAAKRFILDEKIEDQFLPIFIEEYKKYEIGDPFDKETKLAGMARPDLADELEAQFNRALENGAEIILPLERISENQFKPGLIRVKEGNPILKEELFGPLGMVMIAKDAEEALQIANDIPFGLSNSVWTQNKERQLFFIENLESGTVNINRMTSSDPRFPFGGSKASGYGTELSLHALKEFVTAKTIVGN
- the pyk gene encoding pyruvate kinase — encoded protein: MNKYLKKTKIIATLGPASSSKEVMLDLMKAGVDIFRINFSHADYDLVRKNIEIIRELNNEYGYSVGILGDLQGPKLRVGVVKEGSYLNPGDILTFTNEKMEGDSTKVYMTYQQFPQDVKVGERILIDDGKLMLEVIETNEIDTVKAKTIQGGPLSSKKGVNLPNTNVSLPALTEKDIQDANFMLDMEVDWIALSFVRHAQDIIDLKELIAKHPNGKFKTPIIAKIEKPEGVKNIEEILLECDGLMVARGDLGVEVPMEEVPAIQKNLVEKARFYSKPVIIATQMMETMINSLTPTRAEVNDVANSVLDGADAVMLSGETSVGRYPVQVVENMAKIVKNIETTHFYQHKNEPIEKDYNCIDERFITNRVCLAAVRIAKTTNVSAIVTLTHSGYTAFQLAAHRPNSHIIVYSGNRRVITMLNLLWGVHAYYYDMKKSTDETIIQVNMLTHNYGYIETGDFVININATPSYEGGKTNTLRLTTV
- a CDS encoding IPExxxVDY family protein; this encodes MEIQKLYDLDDIEFEDIAIGLVRLAKDIPAHEFFYKINQLNNLSFSRKKDLVFHGDYYDYFFPRFEAYHKFSKTCFTFISNTSSESKQKKVQTELFTEEENIKFLLNNQVDVEYILHSSDQFPDFSVILLPENLVFPIQDYTLSSDEELYQIIQYYE
- the rnc gene encoding ribonuclease III; the protein is MELQKYFSKFLLKKRKRQLTERDYFLSTELRRVLGTEVQNIALYREAFSLKNSSKNQDSNYERLEFLGDSVLGTIISCHLFQTYPQANEGYLTQMKSKIVNRKNLNKLGEDLKLTDLLQKQNNSSALGENITGNLFEALIGAVYLDFHYEACRKIILEKLLTPSEINKLENKIVSYKGLLLEWSQKKKVNIKYETCEEIQANKAVMFRCHVWLGDEKIANATETSKKKAEEKAAQRAFYILNKKENILGNSKAL
- the fabF gene encoding beta-ketoacyl-ACP synthase II; amino-acid sequence: MELKRVVVTGFGAITPIGNNAKEYWENLVKGESGAAPITLFDATNFKTKFACEVKNFDPLQHFDKKESKKMDRNTQLGLVAAREAVEHSGIIEDNVDKNRVGVIWGSGIGGLETFETEVLGWANTEIPRFNPFFIPKMIADMTPGQISIEYGFHGPNYTTVSACASSANALIDSKMLIQLGKADVIVCGGSEAAVTASGVGGFNAMMALSTRNDDPTTASRPFDKDRDGFVLGEGAGCIVLEEYEHAVKRGATIYAELLGGGMSADAYHMTAPHPEGLGAYLVMKNCLEDAGLTADEVDHINMHGTSTPLGDIAESNAISKLLGEHAFDIQINSTKSMTGHLLGAAGVIEAIAALGTIIHGIVPPTINHFTDDEKIDSRLNFTFNTAVKKDVKVAMSNTFGFGGHNACVLFKKI